The Apteryx mantelli isolate bAptMan1 chromosome Z, bAptMan1.hap1, whole genome shotgun sequence genome has a segment encoding these proteins:
- the CCNH gene encoding cyclin-H isoform X2 yields the protein MYHSSTQRRHWTFRSDEELARCRVDANRKFRSKAVAGGKVQQTDPFLLEPLEELTICKYYEKRLLDFCAVFKPSMPRSVVGTACMYFKRFYLNNSVMEYHPRIIMLTCAFLACKVDEFNVSSAQFVGNLRESPLGQEKALEQILEYELLLIQQLNFHLIVHNPYRPFEGLLIDLKTRYPMLENPEVLRKTADDFLNRVALTDAYLLFTPSQIALTAILSSASRAGINMESYLSESLMLKENRTSLAKLLDGMKCMKNLIKKYELPRPEEVAALKQKLEKCHSSELSLIINPKKRKGYEDDEYITKKSKMDEEEWTDDDLVDSL from the exons ATGTACCACAGCAGCACGCAGCGCCGGCACTGGACTTTCCGCAGCGACGAGGAGCTGGCGCGCTGCCGGGTCGACGCGAACCGCAAGTTCCGCAGCAAAGCGGTGGCGGGCGGAAAg GTTCAGCAGACCGACCCTTTCCTTCTTGAGCCACTTGAGGAGCTGACGATATGCAAATACTACGAAAAAAGGTTACTGGATTTCTGTGCTGTCTTTAAGCCTTCAATGCCTAGATCTGTAGTG ggaaCAGCTTGTATGTATTTCAAACGCTTTTACCTCAATAACTCAGTGATGGAGTATCACCCTCGGATAATAAT GTTAACATGTGCGTTTTTGGCATGTAAAGTAGATGAATTTAATGTGTCCAGTGCACAGTTTGTTGGTAACCTTCGAGAAAGCCCTCTTGGGCAGGAAAAAGCTCTTGAACAGATACTGGAATATGAACTACTACTTATTCAGCAGCTGAACTTCCATCTTATTGTGCACAATCCATACAGACCATTTGAGGGATTACTAATTGATTTGAAG aCTCGTTATCCAATGCTGGAGAATCCTGAAGTTTTGAGGAAAACAGCTGATGACTTTCTCAATCGAGTAGCTCTTACAGATGCATATCTGCTCTTTACTCCCTCACAAATAGCTCTCACTGCTATATTATCTAGTGCTTCAAGAGCAGGAATTAATATGGAaag ttatttatcaGAAAGTCTTatgctgaaagaaaacagaacatcCTTAGCCAAGCTACTAGATGGCATGAAAT GCATGAAAAATCTCATAAAGAAATATGAACTACCAAGGCCTGAAGAGGTTGCTGCTCTAAAACAGAAATTAGAGAAatgtcacagctcagagctttcacTTATTATAAACCC GAAGAAGAGGAAAGGTTATGAAGATGATGAATATATAACAAAGAAATCTAAAATGGATGAG GAAGAATGGACTGATGATGATCTTGTGGATTCACTATAA
- the CCNH gene encoding cyclin-H isoform X1: MYHSSTQRRHWTFRSDEELARCRVDANRKFRSKAVAGGKVQQTDPFLLEPLEELTICKYYEKRLLDFCAVFKPSMPRSVVGTACMYFKRFYLNNSVMEYHPRIIMLTCAFLACKVDEFNVSSAQFVGNLRESPLGQEKALEQILEYELLLIQQLNFHLIVHNPYRPFEGLLIDLKTRYPMLENPEVLRKTADDFLNRVALTDAYLLFTPSQIALTAILSSASRAGINMESYLSESLMLKENRTSLAKLLDGMKCMKNLIKKYELPRPEEVAALKQKLEKCHSSELSLIINPKKRKGYEDDEYITKKSKMDEGMAFCFSSVRKNGLMMILWIHYKP; the protein is encoded by the exons ATGTACCACAGCAGCACGCAGCGCCGGCACTGGACTTTCCGCAGCGACGAGGAGCTGGCGCGCTGCCGGGTCGACGCGAACCGCAAGTTCCGCAGCAAAGCGGTGGCGGGCGGAAAg GTTCAGCAGACCGACCCTTTCCTTCTTGAGCCACTTGAGGAGCTGACGATATGCAAATACTACGAAAAAAGGTTACTGGATTTCTGTGCTGTCTTTAAGCCTTCAATGCCTAGATCTGTAGTG ggaaCAGCTTGTATGTATTTCAAACGCTTTTACCTCAATAACTCAGTGATGGAGTATCACCCTCGGATAATAAT GTTAACATGTGCGTTTTTGGCATGTAAAGTAGATGAATTTAATGTGTCCAGTGCACAGTTTGTTGGTAACCTTCGAGAAAGCCCTCTTGGGCAGGAAAAAGCTCTTGAACAGATACTGGAATATGAACTACTACTTATTCAGCAGCTGAACTTCCATCTTATTGTGCACAATCCATACAGACCATTTGAGGGATTACTAATTGATTTGAAG aCTCGTTATCCAATGCTGGAGAATCCTGAAGTTTTGAGGAAAACAGCTGATGACTTTCTCAATCGAGTAGCTCTTACAGATGCATATCTGCTCTTTACTCCCTCACAAATAGCTCTCACTGCTATATTATCTAGTGCTTCAAGAGCAGGAATTAATATGGAaag ttatttatcaGAAAGTCTTatgctgaaagaaaacagaacatcCTTAGCCAAGCTACTAGATGGCATGAAAT GCATGAAAAATCTCATAAAGAAATATGAACTACCAAGGCCTGAAGAGGTTGCTGCTCTAAAACAGAAATTAGAGAAatgtcacagctcagagctttcacTTATTATAAACCC GAAGAAGAGGAAAGGTTATGAAGATGATGAATATATAACAAAGAAATCTAAAATGGATGAG GGCAtggctttttgcttttcttctgttagGAAGAATGGACTGATGATGATCTTGTGGATTCACTATAAACCCTGA